The window TCCAGCCGAGTGACTGCTCAAAGCGCCATACAACATATGTAACcgttcacacactgatgtcagaggctgccatgcaaagtgccagctgctcatcaggagcatcGAGAGTTCaatatcttgctcaaggatacctCAACATTCAgcagggggagctgggatttgagCCAGCGACCTTTCGGATGActtgctctacctcctgagctataGCCACCCAATCCTTCATAACATTACTGAGACAAATAAGGTTCTATATCAGATCTTAAATTCAACCATAAATTAAGATAAGAATATGAATGAATAGAACCGTCGAGGTCGTGATTCAGCAGCAGGAATCAGAGTCCATAGAGTCAGTGTTCAGTGTCAGTCAGAGGGGAAAGTGTGTTGAGATGTAGATCTGAGCTGGCTGCAGGTTTTGTTCCTACCGCCTTGGCAGGACTAGAATGAGCGCTGATGAGTTTAGTTGTTTGTCATGCAGGAGTTTCTCAGCTCGCTCAGGTGAGACTGCCCGCCATCAAAAGATCATAACTGTCCCAGGAGAACCTGTCCTCAGCAGACAAGACCAGATCTGTTGTTAAATCAACAACTACAATCAAATCTTTTCAGTTAACTCAAGAtcacatactgcccctttaatgcAAGCAGAGCTCTCACTGTAGTAAAATAAGCCATAttgatatttcagtgtttcactaGACGTTAGAAATCgttcagcatttatttggtGCTCCATTCTGCATCAACAGTAGCTCAGACTTCCTGGAGATCACAGGCAAAGATACAACGCTGTCTTTGACACAACTGGTCCCACAGACGCTCTGGAGTTTTGTGGTCCGTGTCAGGAAAACAACTTATTGTTGAACCTTGTCAAAGGAGAATATGTGTCACTGTTGGGACAGACAATATAGTTTATCTATCAGCTGCTGGAGATACATGATGACCACACGGGAACGATGTGGGGGTGCATGGTCATCCATGAACATGAAATTTGGGGCGTAGTGGTGCCAAtggaggatgatgatgggttgGATGATGTCCTGCAGGTCTGACCGACCCCTAACTTTTCCATTAACAAATGCCAGATCAGTTCTGTCCATCCGTGTTCCGGCCCACAGTTTCAACACTTTCTCCAGCTCTAGATTTCAGACCATGCTGATGGCTGTTTACTGCTCACGCCTATGCCTCCAAAAGGTGGCGCTGCCTGACATTCCAATGCAGGTTGAATCTGGTCTGATCAGTAAATGTCACTGATGACCCATCTGACTAGTGGGGCAACACTGCGAGGCCTTTCACGCAATGAAGCGGTGTTGCGATGTCAGGAGACCAATCTGATGATGATACTACAAGACACTTGGAGTTCATTAGCAACATCTGCTCCCTGTGTGGATAGGGGCCTAAACCAGGTGGCGCTCTTGCTCAGTCTTACGTCGGTTGACCATGACTATTTCAAATGGCTACTCACTTATAACCCAGTGCCTTTATAGCCACAAACATAACAGCTTCCACTATATTTgtgtgagttttgagtttgacCCCTCATTCGACTTAAAGCCCAATGACTGAGCTGAAGAGCTTCCACAAACAAACGAAAGCATTCTCATTGACTCTCCATGAGAAAAACCACTGAagcaaaaaagttaaaaaagtatTGTTCGGCAAAATTTACACATCTATATCCCGATCTCAGTGATGCTACATCAGCTCTATGTGGTGTGATTGGCAGCTCAACAGCAAACAATCTTTTTAAGGAAAATCCTCCTCGTAAAGGTGGAGAGAATAAGTTCAGACTTGGTGTGATGTGTCACTCATTAATTAATCCTTCTCAAAACAATGACCCTCTGATGGTCGTGGTCTTTCCCAGGACAGCGACCCTTTAACGTTTTTTAAATATCCTCTCTACCCCCGTTAACACCTGAGGCAAGGAGACTTCCTGACACCTCCCTCTTCTAACGCCCTTATACGTTCTCTGCCATACATTGATAACTGAATTCAAAACTATTAAATTTCCTAACTTCACAGTTCAAGCTTTCCTTCAAAACACGTCACGTGGTCGACGGTTCAGTGGAGACAAgaacaaacatttaatcaagGCAACATTAGCTGCAGTGCGCTAATTAGTCTAGCATGATGTTAACAACTAAACATTTACAGCAGGACTCagatcagtgttttctctgagACGGTTTCACAGGTTCAACATGTTCTGACAGTTtaacatcatcttcatcattagctcagttggtagaacAGTGtctcatgtacagaggctttgtccttgctgcagtggCTGCAGGTTTGAGTCCCGGTCCGGTCTGGGCCCTGCagtgtgtttcttctctcatcctgtttcctgtcttctcTGAAGCCGTTTTATCAATCAAGCTGtataaaggccaaaaatatattaaaaatcaTCACCATCTGCTTCTTTGATGGAGCGCAGCGAGCACTCTGGCTGATTCGCACCACAAGATTTAATAATGTAAACTTTTCTCATAACATAAAGAAACAGACGTAGTTACTGTTTCATCACGTTTGTCAACTGGTTACAAAAGTCCCACACCAACAAGTTTCTGTTGTGGTGATAACTTTGTCTCTGAAGTTTCTCGTCATGGGGAAAATGTAGCATTTGGCTTCCACAACAACGATAAAATCTCAAAGAATTACACAGAAATTATTTGTAGATCACTTCATAAACATCATAAATTATTCAGCTACTTATCAGCTCTAATCATCAATCAGATActgaaaggaaacaaagcagcCAATTCATAGATGCAGTGAGTCAAAGTTCAAGACAGCACAATCATAGAgtgcacgcgcgcacacgcatgcacgcacacatgcacacaaaacagaatttatttctactttaaacacatttaatcagCCACGCTAGAAAATAAAGTCCTGCTCAGAAGAAACGatcagacacaaagaaaaacagaaatctgAGCTGagaagtaaagaaaaacaatatcaaATATATTCTATATAATCAAATATACATCCATCAATAATCGATCAGTAATGACTCTATTATTAAACAGACACCAAGTATTTAGTTTCTGAGTAAAAATAAATTCAGCAGCAAAGAACCTCCTGATATGATGATGTCACTTTACgtgtgtgatgatgtcagagtgacATCAGACATAGAGGGGGTGGTACTGGCGGTGGGTCAGTCTCTTCCTGCATGTAGGACAGgtgtgtgatgatgtcagagcgtCTCTCAGACACTGGCTGCAGAACACGTGACCACATTTAGTGGATACGACCAGTCGGCCGCTCTCTACGATCTGTGAAGCAGAGAAcaaccagccaatcagaacccAAGCAGAACCTGCTGTACAGGTGTGTGACAGGTGTGTTTGAGTCTCACCTCAGAGTACGAgtccagacagacaggacagctGATCGTCCCTGGTGTCGAcctaaaacacagagagagagactggttCTACTGTGAGCAGGGATCTGTCTATCACCTGGAGAGGTGTTAAAGAACATGTAAGCAGGGTTCAGGTGGATCAGTCTATTACCTGGAGGAGCTGTTGGCGTGTAGCGGCAACATAATTGCACCATTGAGGGCAGGGGGTgtgtcatcatcttcatcactgctGACGATATAACTCTCACCTGTGGTGACTCTCCTGTTCTGAGGACCTGACGGAGGACACCCAGACACAAATTGGACTATTCCTTCagttaaactttatttaaacatgtCGACTTGTCAactcaaacactgacagagTAAAGTTTTACCTTCATCCACCAGCTGGATcatcacagcagcagaagaagaaaacacaaaaaaaaaacaacagaagaagaaaacttaGTTTGAACACACAACCCAACagccagtctgtgtgtgtatgtgtacatatatatatacacacacacacacatatatatatatatacacacacatatatatacacacacacacatatatatatacacacaNNNNNNNNNNNNNNNNNNNNNNNNNNNNNNNNNNNNNNNNNNNNNNNNNNNNNNNNNNNNNNNNNNNNNNNNNNNNNNNNNNNNNNNNNNNNNNNNNNNNNNNNNNNNNNNNNNNNNNNNNNNNNNNNNNNNNNNNNNNNNNNNNNNNNNNNNNNNNNNNNNNNNNNNNNNNNNNNNNNNNNNNNNNNNNNNNNNNNNNNNNNNNNNNNNNNNNNNNNNNNNNNNNNNNNNNNNNNNNNNNNNNNNNNNNNNNNNNNNNNNNNNNNNNNNNNNNNNNNNNNNNNNNNNNNNNNNNNNNNNNNNNNNNNNNNNNNNNNNNNNNNNNNNNNNNNNNNNNNNNNNNNNNNNNNNNNNNNNNNNNNNNNNNNNNNNNNNNNNNNNNNNNNNNNNNNNNNNNNNNNNNNNNNNNNNNNNNNNNNNNNNNNNNNNNNNNNNNNNNNNNNNNNNNNNNNNNNNNNNNNNNNNNNNNNNNNNNNNNNNNNNNNNNNNNNNNNNNNNNNGAGCgagatatagatagagatagagagatagatagagatagatagatggatatatagagatagatatagatagatagatagatatagagatagatagatagagatagagagatatagatggatagatggatagatagagatagatagagatatagagagatagatagatatagagagatagagatagatagatggata of the Sparus aurata chromosome 18, fSpaAur1.1, whole genome shotgun sequence genome contains:
- the rnf4 gene encoding E3 ubiquitin-protein ligase RNF4 isoform X2 — its product is MIQLVDEGPQNRRVTTGESYIVSSDEDDDTPPALNGAIMLPLHANSSSRSTPGTISCPVCLDSYSEIVESGRLVVSTKCGHVFCSQCLRDALTSSHTCPTCRKRLTHRQYHPLYV
- the rnf4 gene encoding E3 ubiquitin-protein ligase RNF4 isoform X1, whose product is MIQLVDEVQFVSGCPPSGPQNRRVTTGESYIVSSDEDDDTPPALNGAIMLPLHANSSSRSTPGTISCPVCLDSYSEIVESGRLVVSTKCGHVFCSQCLRDALTSSHTCPTCRKRLTHRQYHPLYV